One genomic segment of Prochlorococcus marinus str. MIT 0919 includes these proteins:
- a CDS encoding glycosyltransferase family 4 protein produces the protein MAHIAWLGKKSPFCGNVSYGRSTTKALRERGHHISFIHFDNPSNASNTNTSLLANDPEVSLPYLIKSQVYTIPSPRAQRELRESLERLKPNVVHASLTLSPLDFRLPELCQQIRVPLVATFHPPFDSKLRNLTASTQQLTYQLYAPSLAKYEKVIVFSDKQAEFLAKLGVKEKCLAVIPNGVNTEVWKPCDSVNISSKLEEVKRRLGQERIFLYMGRIAAEKNLEALLKAWKALNTKGCRLVIVGDGPLRPTLENNFLSTNESKISWWGYESDLSTKVALMQCAELFILPSLVEGLSIALLEAMATGTACIATDAGADGEVLEEGAGIVISTENVTAQLKTLLPLLKEHPSLTFELGNRARKRVLEQYTLTKNIDHLENLYSTILGESSEKGIKQVLGFVEQPKQQLPSKRNECLPSLDGVEQ, from the coding sequence GTGGCTCATATTGCTTGGCTGGGAAAGAAATCTCCTTTCTGTGGGAATGTCAGCTATGGGAGAAGTACTACAAAGGCTTTAAGAGAGAGAGGCCATCACATCAGCTTTATTCACTTCGACAATCCAAGTAATGCAAGCAATACAAATACCTCTTTACTAGCCAATGATCCTGAAGTAAGCCTCCCATATTTAATTAAATCGCAAGTTTATACAATCCCTTCCCCCAGGGCTCAAAGAGAGTTAAGAGAATCACTAGAAAGATTAAAACCTAATGTTGTTCATGCAAGTTTAACCCTCTCGCCGCTTGATTTCAGGCTCCCTGAATTGTGTCAACAAATACGAGTTCCTCTAGTTGCAACATTTCACCCTCCTTTTGACTCCAAACTTAGAAATCTTACGGCTAGTACCCAACAACTGACTTACCAATTATATGCTCCCTCTCTTGCGAAATACGAAAAAGTAATTGTCTTTTCAGATAAGCAAGCAGAGTTCCTCGCAAAACTTGGTGTCAAAGAAAAATGCCTTGCAGTTATTCCTAATGGTGTAAACACAGAAGTTTGGAAGCCTTGTGACAGCGTCAATATTTCGTCAAAACTAGAAGAGGTGAAAAGAAGATTAGGTCAAGAAAGAATCTTCTTATATATGGGGAGGATTGCAGCTGAAAAAAACCTTGAAGCACTTTTAAAAGCTTGGAAAGCCTTAAATACTAAAGGTTGTCGACTTGTAATTGTTGGCGATGGTCCTCTTAGGCCTACACTTGAGAACAATTTCTTGTCCACTAATGAAAGTAAGATTTCTTGGTGGGGCTATGAATCAGATCTCTCTACAAAAGTAGCGCTTATGCAGTGTGCTGAACTATTTATACTCCCTAGTCTTGTAGAAGGACTCTCAATAGCACTTCTTGAAGCAATGGCTACAGGAACAGCATGTATAGCGACTGATGCAGGTGCTGATGGTGAAGTGTTAGAAGAAGGCGCAGGGATAGTCATCAGCACCGAAAATGTTACCGCTCAATTAAAAACACTACTCCCCTTACTAAAAGAGCATCCTTCTTTAACTTTTGAGTTAGGCAATAGAGCGAGGAAGAGAGTATTAGAGCAGTACACTCTGACAAAAAATATTGATCATTTGGAAAATTTATATTCAACAATATTAGGGGAGTCAAGCGAAAAAGGTATCAAGCAAGTTCTCGGCTTCGTTGAGCAGCCAAAACAACAGCTTCCATCAAAGCGGAACGAATGCCTGCCATCTCTAGATGGCGTAGAGCAGTAA
- a CDS encoding MFS transporter has protein sequence MNSEQKRQLDTKGVKFVIGIEGFRKLWIAQLFSQLADKFLIILTIFIISENWASSAPFNIESPGQIITLLASGVYLANSLPAILFGAIAGIFSDIFPRLKLMILSNLSRAILASLIPICLIKGSTWKGLDWGYWYLLIIIFLLSCFTQLFTPAEQSSIPLLVKKNNLLEANSIYQATTMGATIFGFALGDPLLRIMRLTFHTLGINGGQYFLLPICYGISAIVLTEIILKESVKNKYQGSIIEEIKSALFLLKEQSIVRRSIIQLVILYSLMTSLYIVAIGLASEIPELGPTRFGILLSFSGIGIATGAFFIAQRSHFFREHKLSTIGMSLIGLSLILLGQVKGTLIATIILCTFIGTGASFVAIPAQTKVQQHTPEKKLGKVLGIQNNLINIALSFPLLLVGGLVAKLGLLPLLWILAGIALFSALFEKSL, from the coding sequence TTGAACTCAGAACAGAAAAGACAATTAGACACGAAAGGAGTGAAATTTGTAATAGGCATTGAAGGCTTTCGTAAACTTTGGATTGCTCAGCTTTTCTCGCAACTTGCTGACAAATTCCTAATAATTTTAACAATCTTTATTATCAGTGAAAATTGGGCAAGTTCAGCCCCATTTAACATAGAGAGTCCTGGGCAAATAATTACTCTTCTTGCCTCTGGCGTGTATTTAGCAAATAGCTTACCAGCTATATTATTTGGTGCAATAGCAGGAATATTCTCAGATATTTTTCCAAGACTAAAATTGATGATTTTATCAAATTTATCAAGGGCCATTTTGGCCTCATTAATACCAATATGCTTAATAAAAGGAAGCACCTGGAAAGGTTTAGATTGGGGGTACTGGTACTTATTAATAATTATCTTTCTACTATCTTGCTTTACTCAATTATTCACGCCTGCAGAGCAGTCATCAATACCCTTATTAGTAAAAAAAAATAACCTTCTAGAGGCAAATTCAATTTACCAGGCAACAACAATGGGGGCCACAATATTTGGATTTGCATTAGGCGATCCATTATTAAGAATAATGAGGTTAACATTTCATACTTTAGGTATAAACGGAGGGCAATACTTCCTGCTACCAATCTGCTATGGGATCTCAGCGATCGTTCTAACTGAGATTATTTTAAAAGAAAGTGTTAAAAATAAGTATCAAGGGAGTATTATTGAAGAAATCAAATCAGCATTATTTCTACTCAAAGAACAATCCATAGTACGTAGATCAATTATTCAGTTAGTCATTCTTTACTCTCTAATGACTAGTCTTTATATAGTTGCAATAGGTCTCGCATCAGAGATACCAGAATTAGGGCCTACAAGATTTGGCATACTTTTATCTTTTAGTGGAATCGGAATAGCCACAGGAGCGTTTTTTATAGCTCAGAGAAGTCACTTCTTTAGAGAGCACAAACTATCCACAATAGGAATGAGTTTAATAGGCTTAAGCCTAATCTTATTAGGCCAAGTCAAAGGCACTTTAATTGCAACCATTATTCTTTGTACATTTATTGGAACAGGTGCCTCCTTTGTTGCAATTCCAGCCCAAACAAAAGTTCAACAGCATACACCCGAGAAAAAACTTGGCAAAGTTTTAGGTATTCAAAATAATTTAATTAACATCGCACTTAGCTTTCCACTTTTACTTGTAGGGGGGTTGGTTGCAAAACTTGGTTTATTACCTTTGCTTTGGATCCTTGCTGGAATTGCTCTATTTTCAGCGCTTTTCGAAAAATCTCTATAA
- the recO gene encoding DNA repair protein RecO has translation MRETCKINGLSLKVGPLGENDRLLTVLSEQEGIVRLAVPGARRPKSSLSAASPLTLLELQVSGKSGLRRVRQLKVVKSFSKLGEQLETLAAAQVLAELSIILVGTNDPQHGILEAVLEHLDRLENTSKEPLYILANCVQSLVHLLALGGYSLPTHTCCRSGKPLQPPIGNWDWRCSLLENEGFAIGSIPEAYTTLNASELALLQRLIKPQLPLKKNGEVLGPIMVWEKFFILIEKWIAHHLSRELNTMKILKMSIISKQLN, from the coding sequence ATGAGAGAGACCTGCAAAATCAATGGTCTTTCTTTAAAAGTAGGGCCTCTTGGAGAGAATGATCGACTGTTAACAGTACTTTCTGAGCAAGAAGGTATTGTTCGACTAGCAGTTCCAGGGGCTCGGCGACCAAAAAGCAGTCTTTCAGCAGCTTCTCCTTTAACGCTACTAGAACTACAAGTGTCTGGGAAATCCGGCCTGAGAAGAGTTAGACAACTTAAAGTAGTCAAAAGTTTTAGCAAACTTGGGGAGCAGCTAGAAACTCTTGCAGCTGCTCAAGTTTTAGCAGAACTTTCAATAATCCTAGTCGGAACAAACGATCCTCAGCATGGGATCCTTGAGGCAGTGTTAGAGCATTTAGACCGCTTAGAGAATACAAGCAAAGAGCCCTTATATATATTGGCAAACTGCGTACAATCCCTTGTTCACCTTCTTGCCTTAGGAGGTTACAGTTTACCTACTCACACATGTTGCAGAAGCGGGAAACCTCTTCAGCCTCCTATTGGTAATTGGGACTGGCGATGCAGTCTTTTGGAAAACGAAGGGTTTGCCATTGGATCAATTCCTGAAGCCTATACAACACTCAATGCTTCGGAATTAGCTTTGCTTCAACGTCTTATCAAACCTCAGCTTCCACTTAAAAAGAATGGAGAAGTACTTGGGCCAATAATGGTATGGGAGAAATTTTTTATCTTAATTGAAAAATGGATTGCACATCATCTTTCTCGCGAACTAAATACTATGAAAATCTTAAAAATGTCCATAATATCTAAACAGTTAAATTAA
- the deoC gene encoding deoxyribose-phosphate aldolase: MKSDRTDHLDISSYIHQASLDPHTSIESLNTLCDASKFFNFGGFCTNLIRIPLARKRLGSKQKIKLIAVIGFPFGSVPNKIKRSEAEWAVEHGADELDLVPNFLALQEGNFEVFAEELSIICEVGLVTRVIIDAARLSEDKLSLAIEACIDAGARGIQTGTGFGPKIDTSMVLKLHSLIRGRCSLKAIGGINTISKMVDLLEAGASEIGTSYGPEIMKELRTFKE, from the coding sequence ATGAAATCAGATAGAACTGACCACTTAGATATCTCTTCATATATTCATCAAGCATCCCTTGACCCTCATACGAGCATAGAGTCTTTAAACACATTATGTGATGCATCTAAATTTTTTAACTTTGGAGGATTTTGCACAAATCTTATTCGAATACCTTTAGCTCGTAAAAGGTTAGGTTCAAAACAAAAAATTAAGTTAATCGCTGTGATTGGTTTCCCCTTTGGCAGTGTCCCAAATAAAATAAAAAGATCTGAAGCTGAGTGGGCAGTAGAACACGGTGCTGATGAGTTGGACCTGGTCCCAAATTTTCTTGCTCTTCAAGAGGGTAATTTTGAAGTTTTTGCTGAAGAGCTTTCAATAATATGCGAAGTTGGGCTGGTTACAAGAGTAATTATTGATGCGGCAAGATTAAGTGAAGACAAGCTCTCATTAGCAATAGAAGCGTGTATTGATGCTGGGGCAAGAGGTATTCAAACAGGTACTGGATTTGGACCGAAAATTGATACAAGTATGGTCCTTAAGTTGCATTCTTTAATACGAGGTAGATGTTCGCTAAAAGCGATAGGAGGAATCAATACTATTAGTAAAATGGTCGACTTACTTGAGGCTGGAGCATCTGAAATTGGTACATCTTACGGTCCTGAAATTATGAAAGAGCTTCGAACTTTTAAAGAATGA
- the hpf gene encoding ribosome hibernation-promoting factor, HPF/YfiA family, with protein sequence MKLLIHGRNLELTPALREYTQSKLEKAIHHFDGIVQEADVHLSVAKNPSVPQQTAEVTVFANGTVIRAQERSQNLYASIDLVANKLCRQLKRYKERHSDHHHSHGHRASVTPKTEAVLDKDNINSSLLDGKEAHLPNPGVRRKYFTMSPMSIDEARHQLDLIDHDFYMFKEVESQEIQVIYKRNHGGYGVIQAKN encoded by the coding sequence ATGAAACTGCTTATTCATGGCCGTAATCTTGAACTAACTCCTGCCCTTCGCGAATACACTCAATCAAAGCTGGAAAAGGCTATACATCACTTTGATGGAATAGTACAGGAGGCTGATGTTCATTTGTCAGTAGCAAAGAATCCTAGCGTTCCACAACAAACTGCCGAGGTTACTGTTTTCGCAAACGGCACAGTTATTCGTGCACAAGAGCGTAGCCAAAACCTTTATGCAAGTATTGATTTAGTTGCTAACAAGCTATGCCGACAATTAAAACGGTACAAGGAAAGACATAGCGATCACCATCACAGTCATGGACACCGGGCATCTGTAACTCCAAAAACTGAAGCCGTTTTAGATAAAGACAATATCAACAGTTCATTACTTGATGGTAAAGAAGCACATTTGCCCAATCCAGGAGTTCGAAGAAAATATTTCACAATGTCACCGATGAGCATTGATGAAGCCAGGCATCAACTTGATCTTATAGATCATGATTTTTATATGTTTAAAGAAGTGGAAAGTCAAGAAATACAAGTTATATATAAAAGAAATCATGGTGGCTACGGCGTAATTCAAGCTAAAAATTAA
- the lipB gene encoding lipoyl(octanoyl) transferase LipB — MNKQFHSFSPDPDGWRRLDIDYLSEGDPSTLIFQSSELIEFKTAWDWQKEWQKTLLEKPWSPQAVWILQHLKCYTLGRGATQDNLLFNTDKPPFDLYRIDRGGEVTHHLPGQLIAYLVIDLHRYQTDLHWYLRELEQVLLDVIDKLGLLGERVAGRTGIWIDGEKVASIGIGCRRWITKHGLSLNVDCDLRGFDQIIPCGLKGQKVGRLSSFIPGIKTEDVMPLMKESLKNHFGL; from the coding sequence ATGAATAAGCAGTTTCATTCTTTTTCTCCGGATCCAGATGGTTGGCGAAGGTTAGATATAGATTATTTATCAGAAGGCGATCCTTCAACTCTAATTTTCCAATCTTCTGAATTAATAGAGTTTAAGACTGCGTGGGACTGGCAGAAAGAATGGCAAAAAACACTTCTGGAAAAGCCATGGTCTCCTCAGGCAGTTTGGATTCTTCAGCATCTTAAATGCTATACCCTAGGGAGAGGGGCTACTCAAGATAATTTGCTATTTAACACAGACAAACCTCCTTTTGATTTATACCGTATTGATAGAGGGGGAGAAGTGACTCATCATTTGCCTGGGCAGCTCATTGCTTATTTAGTTATTGATCTACATCGATATCAAACAGATCTTCACTGGTACTTGCGTGAATTAGAGCAAGTGCTACTAGATGTAATCGATAAATTAGGGCTTTTAGGTGAACGCGTTGCTGGAAGGACAGGAATTTGGATTGATGGTGAGAAAGTCGCCTCAATTGGGATTGGTTGTCGCAGATGGATTACTAAGCATGGTCTTTCACTTAACGTTGATTGTGATCTGAGAGGTTTTGATCAAATAATTCCTTGTGGCCTTAAAGGACAAAAGGTTGGAAGACTAAGTTCTTTTATCCCTGGGATTAAAACAGAAGATGTGATGCCGTTAATGAAAGAATCTTTGAAAAATCATTTCGGTTTGTAA
- a CDS encoding AMP-binding protein: MIIKGSKISSHFAKTTWKPTKKECKALDNHSFVRGIDRIDDIWPLLKKHCGDIPALESPHTAYAESYTYKELAIKIEQGADVFRSLGLKEGDVVALFAENSPRWLIADQSLMRVGAANAVRGASAPINELRYILDDCGAVGLIVQSEQLFEELDLNENQRKRLKFVFVIEGDTKGTFFGWDYLSQKVDKSEFKERAGKADVSKKSAVVSPIATILYTSGTTGEPKGVPLTHANLLHQMRSLACIANPSPGTPLLSILPIWHSYERSAEYYFFSCGCTQHYTTIKNLKQDLQRVRPIVMATVPRLWESIKVGFDEAVKKMPSQRQKLLKKALKNSSGYKIALRKIRQLMIVDVNFKEWLLALAEVIYRWPIHFIASYFLWPKILKQLCGGRLKFPINGGGAIAPHVDQFFEALGIELLVGYGLTETSPVLSCRRPWRNIRGSSGLPLPETELKIVDQEDYRLLNFNQKGLVLARGPQVMNGYLANEEATAKVLDPDGWFNTGDLGMLLPDGSLVLTGRAKDTIVLSNGENIEPAPLEEELLSSSLIEQVMIVGQDQKQLGALVVPNVEQMLLWAHQKGISLSENFEDWVGDSNLRQALKREINYLLLRRQGCRPDERISGVAFVEGFSIENGLLTQTLKQKRQQITERDSNAIALIYSS; encoded by the coding sequence GTGATTATTAAAGGTTCAAAAATATCTTCTCATTTTGCCAAGACAACTTGGAAACCTACCAAAAAGGAATGCAAAGCTTTAGATAATCACAGTTTTGTTAGAGGGATAGACCGCATTGATGACATTTGGCCTTTATTAAAAAAACATTGTGGAGATATTCCAGCTTTAGAATCACCTCATACTGCTTACGCGGAGAGCTATACCTATAAAGAGTTGGCAATTAAAATTGAGCAAGGTGCAGATGTATTTCGTTCTTTAGGTTTAAAGGAAGGGGATGTGGTTGCGCTTTTTGCTGAAAACAGCCCTCGATGGTTAATCGCTGACCAGAGTTTGATGAGAGTTGGAGCAGCAAATGCTGTTAGAGGTGCATCAGCTCCTATAAATGAACTTCGTTATATATTGGATGATTGTGGTGCAGTTGGTTTAATAGTTCAATCAGAACAATTATTTGAGGAGCTTGATTTAAATGAAAATCAAAGGAAGAGACTGAAATTTGTATTTGTAATAGAAGGTGATACTAAAGGCACATTTTTTGGATGGGATTACCTTTCTCAAAAGGTTGACAAGAGTGAATTTAAAGAAAGGGCAGGTAAGGCTGATGTTTCAAAGAAATCCGCGGTGGTCTCTCCTATAGCAACAATTTTGTACACATCTGGCACGACTGGGGAGCCTAAAGGGGTGCCCTTAACTCATGCAAATCTTTTGCATCAGATGAGGTCCTTGGCCTGTATCGCCAACCCATCACCAGGTACTCCTCTTTTAAGTATTTTGCCTATATGGCACTCTTACGAGCGAAGTGCAGAGTATTATTTCTTTTCTTGTGGATGCACGCAACATTACACAACGATTAAGAATTTAAAACAAGATTTACAGAGAGTCCGACCAATTGTGATGGCAACTGTTCCACGCCTTTGGGAGTCAATAAAAGTAGGTTTTGATGAAGCAGTGAAGAAGATGCCAAGTCAAAGACAGAAGCTTTTAAAAAAAGCTCTTAAAAATAGTTCTGGATACAAAATAGCTTTAAGGAAGATTCGACAACTAATGATAGTTGATGTGAATTTTAAGGAATGGCTACTTGCTTTGGCAGAGGTCATCTATAGGTGGCCAATACATTTCATAGCTTCTTATTTTCTATGGCCTAAAATTCTTAAGCAGCTTTGTGGAGGAAGGTTAAAGTTCCCAATTAATGGAGGTGGAGCCATTGCACCTCATGTCGATCAGTTTTTTGAAGCATTAGGGATAGAATTGCTGGTTGGTTATGGACTTACAGAAACCAGCCCAGTCTTGAGTTGTCGCAGGCCGTGGAGAAATATTAGAGGCAGTTCAGGCCTCCCGCTACCTGAGACGGAATTAAAAATAGTTGACCAAGAAGACTACAGACTCTTGAATTTCAATCAAAAGGGCTTAGTTCTAGCAAGAGGTCCTCAAGTTATGAACGGTTACTTAGCTAATGAAGAGGCGACTGCTAAGGTTTTGGATCCTGATGGATGGTTTAACACAGGAGACTTGGGAATGTTGCTTCCCGATGGCTCACTTGTCTTAACTGGAAGAGCTAAAGATACGATTGTATTAAGCAATGGTGAGAATATAGAGCCAGCTCCATTAGAGGAAGAATTACTTTCAAGTTCATTAATTGAACAAGTAATGATTGTGGGGCAAGACCAGAAGCAATTAGGAGCTTTAGTAGTGCCTAATGTTGAGCAGATGCTTTTGTGGGCGCATCAAAAAGGTATCTCTTTGTCAGAAAACTTTGAAGACTGGGTTGGTGATAGCAATTTAAGGCAAGCTTTAAAGCGAGAGATTAATTATTTGCTCTTAAGGAGGCAGGGATGCCGTCCTGATGAAAGAATTTCAGGGGTCGCTTTTGTAGAAGGGTTTTCTATTGAAAATGGTTTGTTAACTCAAACATTGAAGCAAAAACGCCAACAAATCACAGAACGAGATTCAAATGCAATAGCTTTAATTTATAGTTCTTGA
- a CDS encoding YlqD family protein codes for MTISIKRSITIRAVVTPSWKEEAEREISSAIANTDQQLSQLEKEGQQIVEGLRSQSANPLDPRIQDQVAQVQQQVAGKRSELEEQKRNLLQNQSQVRELAMDEIVEQGQIESFCDLNVGDNLVNKMQVSVLVKDGVVQSIDQS; via the coding sequence ATGACTATCTCTATAAAACGTTCTATCACGATTAGAGCTGTTGTTACTCCATCTTGGAAAGAAGAGGCTGAAAGAGAGATCAGCAGTGCTATTGCAAATACTGATCAACAACTTTCTCAGCTTGAGAAAGAAGGCCAACAGATAGTTGAGGGCCTACGAAGCCAGAGTGCAAACCCTTTAGATCCTAGGATTCAAGATCAGGTTGCTCAAGTTCAACAACAAGTTGCAGGGAAGCGGTCCGAATTGGAAGAGCAAAAAAGAAATCTATTGCAAAATCAATCCCAAGTAAGGGAGCTGGCAATGGATGAGATTGTTGAGCAGGGTCAGATTGAAAGTTTTTGTGATTTAAATGTTGGAGATAATTTAGTAAATAAAATGCAAGTCTCGGTATTAGTTAAAGATGGAGTTGTCCAATCAATTGATCAATCTTAA
- a CDS encoding dihydrolipoamide acetyltransferase family protein, whose protein sequence is MATHDIFMPALSSTMTEGKIVEWLKKPGDKVGRGEAVLVVESDKADMDVESFQDGFLAAVLMPDGGTAPVGETIGLIVETEGEIADVQAKNPTNQPAAKLPKQEGTQSSKENNNSEESSSKVSPPPPPQRQPINTPAPIIVNDGRIVATPKARKFASQTGVDLATVPGSGPHGRIQLEDVQRAQGQPITVPWIAESNAPAAVQHEKKDSANSAIPLTNDSNKVEVPKGNSFGGQGETIAFNTLQQAVNRNMEASLSVPCFRVGYAINTDKLDSFYKQVKPKGVTMTALLAKAVGQTLSRHPQLNVTFTNEGMSYPSQINVAVAVAMEEGGLITPVLQDADHTDLFELSRQWADLVKRSRSKQLQPNEYNSGTFTLSNLGMFGVDRFDAILPPGTGAILAVAASLPTVVAGKDGSISVKKQMQVNLTADHRVIYGADGAAFLRDLANLIENHPEDISS, encoded by the coding sequence TTGGCAACACACGACATCTTTATGCCTGCTCTTAGTTCAACGATGACTGAGGGGAAAATAGTTGAATGGCTTAAGAAACCAGGCGACAAGGTCGGGAGAGGGGAGGCCGTCCTGGTTGTTGAGTCAGACAAGGCTGATATGGATGTTGAATCTTTTCAAGATGGATTCCTTGCCGCTGTTTTGATGCCAGATGGCGGGACTGCGCCAGTTGGGGAAACTATCGGTTTGATTGTTGAAACAGAAGGTGAAATAGCTGATGTTCAAGCAAAAAATCCAACCAATCAACCTGCCGCAAAACTACCTAAGCAGGAAGGGACGCAGTCTTCCAAAGAAAATAATAACTCTGAAGAATCATCTTCCAAGGTCTCACCACCACCACCGCCACAAAGACAACCGATCAATACACCAGCACCAATTATTGTTAATGATGGGAGAATCGTTGCGACTCCAAAGGCTAGAAAGTTTGCTTCTCAAACTGGGGTGGATTTAGCAACAGTCCCTGGCTCTGGTCCGCATGGGAGAATTCAATTAGAGGATGTTCAAAGAGCGCAGGGTCAGCCAATAACAGTTCCATGGATTGCAGAAAGCAATGCTCCTGCAGCTGTGCAGCATGAGAAAAAAGACTCTGCGAACAGTGCCATTCCATTGACTAATGACTCTAATAAGGTTGAGGTACCAAAGGGGAATAGCTTTGGTGGTCAGGGCGAAACAATTGCTTTTAATACTCTGCAGCAAGCAGTTAATAGAAATATGGAAGCAAGTTTGTCTGTTCCTTGTTTCAGGGTGGGCTATGCAATTAATACAGATAAACTTGATTCTTTTTATAAGCAAGTTAAGCCAAAGGGGGTAACCATGACTGCCTTGCTGGCTAAGGCAGTTGGTCAAACCCTTTCTCGACATCCTCAGTTAAATGTGACTTTTACAAATGAGGGCATGTCTTACCCGTCCCAAATTAATGTTGCTGTAGCAGTTGCAATGGAGGAAGGTGGTCTTATAACACCTGTCCTGCAGGATGCTGATCATACGGATTTATTTGAATTGTCACGTCAATGGGCAGATTTAGTTAAGCGATCTAGATCAAAACAACTTCAGCCAAATGAATACAACAGTGGAACTTTTACTCTTTCAAACTTGGGCATGTTTGGAGTTGATCGATTTGATGCAATACTCCCGCCAGGTACAGGAGCGATTTTGGCTGTCGCTGCATCCTTGCCCACAGTCGTAGCAGGCAAGGATGGTTCGATTTCGGTCAAGAAACAAATGCAAGTGAATCTTACTGCGGACCATAGAGTGATTTATGGAGCAGATGGTGCGGCTTTTTTAAGAGATCTGGCCAACTTGATTGAAAATCATCCTGAGGATATTTCCTCATAA
- the queA gene encoding tRNA preQ1(34) S-adenosylmethionine ribosyltransferase-isomerase QueA produces the protein MSILKRDLLLSSYDYKLDQRLIAQEPLDPRHEARLMLISKELQKNSLGIKHLKVWDLVDELHAGDLIVMNDTRVLKARVRVRLASGSLAELLLLEPQGEGLWLCLGKPAKKMKPGDYLWLESLEQEPVRLQVIRKDNLTGGRVVQFPKCFSERETIENFLERYGEVPLPPYIQRHDSTDESRYQTRYASRPGAVAAPTAGLHLSDELLNAFQLRGIRQVSVTLHVGLGTFRPLEKEDLIDLELHKEWVEVKQEVIDAIADCQARGGRVIAVGTTTVRSLEASFALGDGSLIPFKGSVDLVIKPGHQFGAIDGLLTNFHLPKSSLLLLVSALIGRERLLAVYKEAIDRRYRFFSYGDAMLITPEAVLPEARS, from the coding sequence TTGTCAATTTTGAAAAGAGATTTATTACTAAGTTCTTATGACTATAAGTTGGATCAGAGGCTTATAGCCCAAGAGCCATTAGACCCCCGTCATGAGGCTCGATTAATGCTTATTTCTAAAGAGCTTCAGAAAAACTCATTAGGCATAAAACATTTAAAGGTATGGGATTTGGTTGATGAGTTGCATGCAGGTGATTTGATTGTCATGAATGATACTCGTGTTTTGAAAGCACGAGTTCGAGTACGTTTAGCAAGTGGTTCCTTAGCGGAGCTGTTATTACTTGAGCCACAAGGTGAGGGCCTATGGCTTTGTTTGGGCAAGCCAGCCAAGAAGATGAAGCCTGGTGATTATTTGTGGTTGGAGTCTTTAGAGCAGGAGCCTGTGCGTCTACAAGTTATTCGTAAAGATAATCTTACTGGTGGAAGAGTAGTTCAATTCCCTAAATGTTTTAGTGAAAGAGAAACTATCGAGAATTTCCTCGAAAGATATGGAGAGGTTCCACTCCCTCCATATATTCAAAGACATGACTCCACGGATGAAAGTCGCTATCAAACTCGGTATGCCTCTCGACCGGGAGCTGTTGCTGCTCCAACAGCGGGTTTGCATTTAAGTGATGAACTTTTAAATGCCTTTCAACTTCGTGGGATTAGACAAGTAAGCGTAACTTTACATGTTGGTCTTGGTACTTTTAGACCTTTAGAGAAGGAGGACCTTATAGACCTTGAACTCCATAAAGAATGGGTCGAAGTCAAGCAAGAAGTAATTGATGCTATTGCAGATTGCCAAGCTCGTGGTGGTCGTGTTATTGCTGTGGGAACAACAACCGTGAGGTCACTAGAAGCTTCGTTCGCATTAGGGGACGGATCTTTAATACCTTTTAAGGGATCAGTAGATTTAGTGATAAAGCCTGGCCATCAATTTGGCGCAATAGATGGACTGTTGACAAATTTTCATTTACCTAAAAGTTCTTTATTACTATTAGTCAGTGCTCTCATTGGGAGAGAGCGCTTGCTAGCAGTTTATAAAGAAGCAATAGATCGTAGGTATCGTTTCTTTTCCTATGGAGATGCAATGTTGATTACACCAGAAGCTGTATTACCTGAAGCTCGCAGTTGA